The Desulfovibrio sp. UCD-KL4C genome includes the window AGCGGTATACGATGTTCCTGTTGAAATTGAACACCGAAACGGATGCCCAGTAATCCATCCCATTGAAGATTTGAACGCAGTAGATCACAGCCATACTCATGACCACAATCATGATTATAAAACCAAAACAATTCGTAACCAGTAGGGACAAAAAATGAGTACTTATTTCACCCCTGAAACAATTGAAAAAGTTATAGAATTTCATGGTCACCAATGCCCGGGACTTGCCATAGGAACCCGCGCATCAGAGCTATGTTTAACTAAGCTGGGACATAACAACGACTCCCCGCTTGTGACTGTTTGCGAAACAGATATGTGCGGAGTTGATGCAATTCAATTCCTTACTGGATGCTCTATAGGGAAAGGTAATTTACTACTTAGAGACTACGGGAAAATGGTCTTTACCTTTTTCAGACGCAAAGACGGCAAAGGAGTTAGAGCGTTGCTAAGCCCTGAATTTCTGAAAGAAAGCAGAGCTGAAATGAGTAAACTTATGAAGTCTATTTCTGACTGTTCTGCAACAGAAGCAGATAAGAAAAGATGTAAAGATATTAGATCTGAAGTAGAAACCAAATACTTTGAAGCAGACTTAGATGAAATGTTCATTATAGGCGAACCGCAAATGGACATACCCCGCCCTGCAGCAATTCTAGAATCACTAGAATGTCAAAGCTGCGGTGAAAAAATAATGGAATCACGCTCAAGAAGATTTGCAGGACAAACTTTATGTATACCGTGCTTTAATAAAGTTGAACAAAAGATTTAATTCCAGAAGAATACTTGTAAAAGCTTACCTAGTAATCAGGTTTTGATCGCTGTTTTTTGGTTTGCGCACGTTTGTTTTTATTATCAAGTCGCTTGCGCTTCATAGAATTAGGCACTTTTGTTTTACGCCTGTGCTTAATAGGCTTTAAAGCATCCGCTAGAATCTTTTTAAACCGTTCTATAGCTTCTTCTTTGTTGCGGAACTGGCTGCGATGTTCCTCGCAAGATATATGTAATTCACCATTACTGTTTATTTTATTACTTATTCTGGAAAGAAGAACTCTTTTATGAAAATCCCTGAGAGCAGTGGACTCTTGCAAATTAAATATAAGAGTTACGCGAGAAGATGTTTTATTGACATGCTGCCCTCCGGGACCGGAGCTACGACTTGCAATAAAAATTATTTCACTATCAGGTATGGACAATGTTGGTGTGATACTTATCATAGTTTCGGCTGGATCGTTCTGTTTATTATTAATTTGAGCTAGTAACTTTTTACTTTCAAGTACAATGCATGGGTCTGCATTGTTTTTACTTTTTTTTCAAGGAGACACAACCATGATTATAGCACTTCCTTCAAGAGATGGACAGATTGACGGGCATTTTGGTCACTGTGAAGCTTTCACTCTTTTCACTTTAGATGACAGTAAAAGCATTATTTCTGAAGAAACAATTACCCCTCCTCCAGGATGCGGATGTAAATCCAACATTGTTTCCACCCTTGCTGAAAAAGGTGTAAGCGTCTTATTGGCAGGAAATATGGGCCAAGGAGCTGTTAACCTCTTGCAGGCCAGCAATATAAACGTTATCCGCGGTTGTAGCGGAGATCTGAAGACAGCTGTCAGCCAGTGGGCTGAAGGCAACCTATCCGACTCCGCAGTTGTTTGTGATGATCACGAGTCCTGCGGCAACCATTAAGCCGTTCAAATAAACTTCTAGGGTTGAGAAAGATTGGAGTAAAAACATGAGTGAATGTCCATGTGGTTCCGGAATTGTATACGCTGAATGCTGTGAACCATATATTACAGGAACAAAGCCTGCCCCGACTGCGGAAGCATTGATGCGTTCCCGTTACACTGCTTTTGCTGTGCAAAATGTTGATTATCTTGGCGATACTTTAGCCCCGGAAAGCAAGAGTGACTACGAACCAGAACAGGTAAAAGAGTGGGCTAACTCTTCCACTTGGCTTGGTCTTGAAATTGTTTCTACTTCAAAAGGTCAGCCAGAAGATACCACTGGTGAAGTCGAATTTATTGCGACTTTCAAACAGGGCGGAGCAACTCACAAACATCACGAAGCAAGCAACTTTGAAAAAAGAGATGGAAACTGGCTTTACATTGATGGAGACATGGTTGCACCGAAACCTATTGTGAAAGAAAAGAAAGTCGGACGTAATGATCCATGCCCATGTGGTAGTGGTAAAAAATACAAAAAATGCTGCGCTTAATTAAGCTTGCGGCATAATAAATTAGACTTATAAGCTACGAAAAAAGGCGCGGCAGAGGAATCTGCCGCGCCTTTAATTTTACCTGAAACAATAAATAGTTACTGTTTAACTTCTTCAACTTTGATAATCATGACAGGCTTAACAGGAACATCGTCATGCCTTCCCTTGCGGAACGTCACGACTTTTTCAATACTATCGACAACTTTTTTGCCGCTTAGAACTTTACCAAAAACAGCATAACCCCAGCCTGATGATGATTCAGACTTAAAGTTTAAAGCTCCATTATTAGCAGTATTGATAAAGAACTGGTCAGTAGCTGAGTGAGGAGCGTTTGTACGCGCCATAGCAATAGTATACTTGTCGTTGTACAGACCGTTGCGGGCTTCATTCTCAATAGGGTCATAAGTCTGCTTAGGCTTCATGTTTTTATCCATGTTTCCGCCCTGAATCATAAACCCGCTGATAACTC containing:
- a CDS encoding FmdE family protein, which produces MSTYFTPETIEKVIEFHGHQCPGLAIGTRASELCLTKLGHNNDSPLVTVCETDMCGVDAIQFLTGCSIGKGNLLLRDYGKMVFTFFRRKDGKGVRALLSPEFLKESRAEMSKLMKSISDCSATEADKKRCKDIRSEVETKYFEADLDEMFIIGEPQMDIPRPAAILESLECQSCGEKIMESRSRRFAGQTLCIPCFNKVEQKI
- the arfB gene encoding alternative ribosome rescue aminoacyl-tRNA hydrolase ArfB, translating into MISITPTLSIPDSEIIFIASRSSGPGGQHVNKTSSRVTLIFNLQESTALRDFHKRVLLSRISNKINSNGELHISCEEHRSQFRNKEEAIERFKKILADALKPIKHRRKTKVPNSMKRKRLDNKNKRAQTKKQRSKPDY
- a CDS encoding NifB/NifX family molybdenum-iron cluster-binding protein — its product is MIIALPSRDGQIDGHFGHCEAFTLFTLDDSKSIISEETITPPPGCGCKSNIVSTLAEKGVSVLLAGNMGQGAVNLLQASNINVIRGCSGDLKTAVSQWAEGNLSDSAVVCDDHESCGNH
- a CDS encoding YchJ family protein translates to MSECPCGSGIVYAECCEPYITGTKPAPTAEALMRSRYTAFAVQNVDYLGDTLAPESKSDYEPEQVKEWANSSTWLGLEIVSTSKGQPEDTTGEVEFIATFKQGGATHKHHEASNFEKRDGNWLYIDGDMVAPKPIVKEKKVGRNDPCPCGSGKKYKKCCA
- a CDS encoding peptidylprolyl isomerase gives rise to the protein MGATANAESSKVYVKMQTSKGNILLELNRAKAPKSVANFLRYVNEGHYDGTIFHRVISGFMIQGGNMDKNMKPKQTYDPIENEARNGLYNDKYTIAMARTNAPHSATDQFFINTANNGALNFKSESSSGWGYAVFGKVLSGKKVVDSIEKVVTFRKGRHDDVPVKPVMIIKVEEVKQ